The DNA sequence CTGTTCACCTTCACCAATGACCCCAACATCAAAACAAGAAAATTTGGCGACCTCCTTTGGCATTGCGGTCACATGAGGCCCGCCGATAATAACGAACGCTTTCTGAGATTTTTTTAATGCCCTTGCTAGTCTGACAGCCTTATTAAAATCAACCGTTGAAGCAGAAAGACCGATAAAGTCCGGCAACAACCTTTGCGCCTCGGCAACAACCTCTTTAATCCCCCAACCCAGCGGTGGAGCGTCAATAATTTTAATCTCAAAGCCCGCTTTCTCCAAAACCGCGCCAAGATAACCAATACCAAGTGGCGGCTGCATGTTTCCCACCTCTGCCAGAGAACTGAATTCTTCTTTTAAACTGTAGGGAGGGAAAATGAGTAAAACTTTAGTCATTTTCGACGACGAAAAAGAAATTCATCCCAAAACAACCTCTTTTAAGTCTTAAAATCTTACCTTGGTTGTTAAAAAGAGCTTGAACCTCCCTTTTTTTAAAAATTCGATGATAAGGCTCTCCCGGGTGGGTTGATGATAAAAACCGAAGATGCCAAATTGGATTTTGAGCTGGAACCGAGCCGATTAAAATCCCCTTTGGGGTTAAGACACGAAGGATTTCTGATAAAGCTTTTTGAGGATGAATAAGATGTTCTAGAACATCAGTGCAAATTACCGCCTTAAAAGCTTGGCCGGAAAAAGGCATTTTTTCGATATCTCCAAGGACTAACTTCGCCTGGGGAGCATGAGTTTTAGCCCGGCGAAGATTTCGAGGGTTAATGTCAAGACCAATTGAATCAGGAGGCAAATGGCGCAGAATTAAACCTGTACCACAACCAACATCAAGAAACTTACCTTCCTTTCCAAATTCTTTTACCAATTTTAAAGTCTCCCTTTCTCTTAGACAATGAAGAATCGTCTCCAGACCCCGAAATCGGTTAGCCACCTCAACCCAATCA is a window from the Patescibacteria group bacterium genome containing:
- a CDS encoding class I SAM-dependent methyltransferase; this translates as MKRKARFVNWKFCAKNGLTVDISTEKFVKENKRYYQELEDYDWVEVANRFRGLETILHCLRERETLKLVKEFGKEGKFLDVGCGTGLILRHLPPDSIGLDINPRNLRRAKTHAPQAKLVLGDIEKMPFSGQAFKAVICTDVLEHLIHPQKALSEILRVLTPKGILIGSVPAQNPIWHLRFLSSTHPGEPYHRIFKKREVQALFNNQGKILRLKRGCFGMNFFFVVEND